A single window of Dermacentor albipictus isolate Rhodes 1998 colony chromosome 1, USDA_Dalb.pri_finalv2, whole genome shotgun sequence DNA harbors:
- the LOC135903552 gene encoding cuticle protein 10.9-like, which translates to MLCKVAFLALVAFAAAQVQLQEQFPPHPYTFSYDSTGEDGGRISQQETGDERNFKTGSYSYQTPDGVYRTANYVADDNGFRVSIDTNEPGTKAENPADVTLNANPIEVPATTYTFGKSKS; encoded by the exons ATGCTGTGCAAG GTTGCCTTCCTCGCCCTCGTGGCCTTCGCCGCCGCCCAGGTCCAGCTCCAGGAGCAATTC CCACCACACCCATACACCTTCAGCTACGACTCCACCGGTGAGGACGGTGGCCGCATCAGCCAGCAGGAGACCGGAGACGAGAGGAACTTCAAGACCGGCAGCTACAGCTACCAGACCCCAGACGGTGTCTACCGTACCGCCAACTACGTCGCTGACGACAACGGTTTCCGCGTGTCCATCGACACCAACGAGCCAGGCACCAAGGCCGAGAACCCAGCTGACGTGACCCTCAACGCTAACCCAATTGAGGTCCCAGCCACCACCTACACCTTCGGCAAGTCCAAGAGCTAG